The following proteins are encoded in a genomic region of Nicotiana sylvestris chromosome 4, ASM39365v2, whole genome shotgun sequence:
- the LOC138890615 gene encoding uncharacterized protein, whose translation MAEDSELWDVICDRPYVPTEKVGDPAVTVPKTRKEYNDANMKVVEKKICAKKILVCGIGPDEYNRISACQSAKEIWEALQTAHEGTTQLKQSKIDMLTTEYELFRMKDDESIQDMHTRFTYIINELHSLGEIIPGNKLVRKILSVLPSSWESKVNVITEAKDMQELTIDELVGRRRRRRRRTLKEENQRRKKSWYSRQKVMTQVVRIVT comes from the coding sequence atggctgaagACTCCGAGTTGTGGGATGTTATATGTGATCGTCCTTATGTCCCTACAGAAAAGGTCGGAGACCCTGCTGTGACAGTGCCTAAGACAAGGAAAGAATACAACGATGCTAACATGAAGGTTGTGGAGAAAAAAATTTGTGCCAAGAAAATTTTGGTGTGTGGTATAGGTCCCGATGAATACAATAGGATTTCAGCTTGCCAATCTGCCAAAGAGATATGGGAAGCATTACAAACAGCACATGAAGGAACTACTCAATTAAAGCAATCtaagattgacatgctcaccactgaGTATGAGCTCTTCAGAATGAAGGATGATGAATCCATTCAAGACATGCATACTCGATTCACTtacatcataaatgagttacactcgcTTGGTGAAATCATTCCTGGGAACAAGCTCGTGAGGAAAATTCTCAGTGTTTTGCCCAGCTCATGGGAGAGTAAAGTGAATGTCATTACTGAAGCAAAGGATATGCAAGAGCTGACTATAGATGAGCTGGttgggagaagaagaagaagaagaagaaggacattgaaagaagagaaccaaagaaggaaaaagagctGGTACTCAAGGCAGAAAGTAATGACTCAAGTGGTGAGGATAGTGACATAG